One Tunturibacter gelidoferens genomic region harbors:
- the dapA gene encoding 4-hydroxy-tetrahydrodipicolinate synthase, translating into MMQLDKTFLCGSYPPLVTPFRGGKVDFDRFADLAERQAKEGSHGLVVAGTTGEPSSLTVAERTELVKVAVAAVRGRIPVVAATGSQSFAETVELTQLGEKAGASAVLVVTPYYIKPSQRGLIEYFAAVGKRTALPLMIYHIPGRAAVSIHAKTVMRIGERIDNLVGLKHADKGLELLTELQIGMGPEFRMFCGLEALSLPMLVLGASGLMNAVGNVAPAKVASLYTAVKQGDLQMAQRLHLELFELNRAIFFDTNPVPLKYMMSRLGMLDSPELRLPLIDLDAELQKAIDPVLLRAGLLQPSEMATE; encoded by the coding sequence ATGATGCAGCTTGATAAGACGTTTCTATGCGGCTCCTACCCTCCCCTGGTTACCCCCTTCCGGGGAGGGAAGGTAGACTTCGACCGCTTTGCCGACCTGGCGGAGCGCCAGGCGAAGGAGGGCTCCCACGGCCTGGTGGTGGCCGGAACGACGGGAGAGCCCAGCAGCCTGACCGTGGCTGAGCGGACTGAGCTTGTTAAAGTCGCCGTGGCTGCCGTGCGGGGCAGGATTCCCGTGGTCGCCGCAACCGGTTCGCAGTCGTTTGCCGAAACCGTCGAGCTTACCCAGCTGGGGGAGAAGGCCGGAGCCAGTGCTGTGCTCGTGGTCACCCCGTACTACATCAAGCCGTCGCAGCGAGGATTGATTGAGTACTTCGCCGCAGTGGGCAAGCGCACCGCACTTCCTCTGATGATCTACCACATTCCAGGCCGAGCCGCGGTCTCCATCCATGCGAAGACGGTCATGCGGATCGGAGAGCGGATCGACAATCTGGTCGGGCTGAAGCATGCCGATAAGGGACTGGAGTTGCTGACAGAGCTGCAGATCGGCATGGGTCCGGAATTCCGCATGTTCTGCGGGCTCGAGGCGCTCAGTCTTCCGATGCTTGTTCTCGGGGCGAGCGGATTGATGAACGCGGTAGGCAACGTCGCCCCCGCAAAGGTCGCATCGCTCTACACCGCCGTGAAGCAGGGAGACCTGCAGATGGCGCAACGACTGCACCTCGAACTGTTCGAGTTGAATCGGGCTATCTTCTTCGATACCAATCCCGTCCCGCTGAAGTACATGATGTCGCGACTGGGGATGCTGGATTCACCGGAGTTGCGGCTTCCGCTGATCGATCTGGATGCCGAGTTGCAGAAGGCGATCGATCCCGTGCTCCTGCGTGCGGGACTTCTTCAGCCATCAGAAATGGCGACGGAATAG
- a CDS encoding cupin domain-containing protein gives MQDTMQETAQDTSYYFADHTGAAEKKVDLIPAVTIPKEAIDAEIERLANLPAPANGRRESMIANPLTGVGEGLAPGIGVSICVLKPGERTKPIRHNAALVNFCIRGGGQANIDGKVIKYGQYDAFNTPSWVIYEHVNDTDELQVRLTYSNSPLLKKMNVYIVEEDPQPEKFKKKSTDEHATAQSPYGTFQISDDGAQLMPYEKLINPDVMKSEPLYFPWKRVKAELAKLASLGQSYRGRRLYLLYNAATGRTNGTTSNFFATFTIRPKNIVDRPHRHTGAAVNYYFAGSGYSVVEGKKYPWKAGDLMLSAPGWAVHNHASLDEDVYELTVQDSPLNVWMGSLLWQESLDQPIELLGASTGFYTNR, from the coding sequence ATGCAGGACACGATGCAGGAAACAGCACAGGACACCAGCTACTACTTCGCGGATCACACCGGTGCGGCAGAGAAGAAAGTGGATCTCATTCCAGCGGTGACGATTCCCAAGGAGGCCATCGACGCCGAGATCGAGCGGCTCGCAAACCTTCCTGCACCGGCAAACGGAAGACGCGAATCGATGATCGCGAACCCGCTCACCGGTGTGGGGGAAGGCCTCGCGCCCGGTATTGGCGTTTCGATCTGCGTCCTCAAGCCAGGCGAGAGAACCAAGCCCATCCGGCACAACGCCGCACTCGTGAACTTCTGCATCCGCGGCGGAGGGCAGGCGAACATCGACGGCAAGGTCATCAAGTACGGTCAGTACGATGCATTCAACACGCCCTCATGGGTAATTTATGAGCACGTCAACGACACCGACGAGCTGCAGGTGCGGCTGACCTACAGCAACTCGCCGTTGCTGAAGAAGATGAATGTGTACATTGTCGAGGAAGACCCGCAGCCGGAGAAGTTCAAGAAGAAGTCCACCGATGAGCACGCGACGGCGCAGAGCCCGTATGGCACCTTCCAGATCTCCGATGATGGAGCACAGCTGATGCCGTACGAGAAGCTGATCAACCCCGATGTCATGAAGTCGGAGCCGCTCTACTTTCCGTGGAAAAGAGTGAAGGCCGAGCTGGCCAAGCTCGCGTCGCTCGGACAGTCCTATCGTGGGCGCCGTCTCTACCTGCTGTACAACGCGGCGACCGGGCGCACAAACGGCACCACAAGCAACTTCTTCGCGACGTTCACGATCAGGCCGAAGAACATCGTCGATCGCCCTCACCGCCACACGGGCGCGGCGGTCAACTACTACTTCGCCGGCTCCGGTTACAGCGTCGTCGAAGGGAAGAAGTATCCCTGGAAAGCTGGCGACCTGATGCTTTCCGCTCCGGGCTGGGCGGTTCACAACCATGCCTCGCTCGACGAAGATGTCTACGAACTCACCGTGCAGGACAGTCCGCTGAATGTGTGGATGGGTTCTCTGCTCTGGCAGGAGAGCTTGGACCAGCCGATCGAACTCCTGGGCGCGTCCACCGGCTTCTACACCAACCGCTAG